The following are encoded together in the Rhizobium tumorigenes genome:
- a CDS encoding DNA helicase: MKLSAPIFQLKRRAKLMARSSGVPLNQALDQIARDEGFARWSMLSSRMAVRSLSETILSRLEDGDLLLVAGRPGHGKTSLGLQLLVDAIGDERRAVFFTLEMTEQQVRKHIGVLEKDDRTDCDRLEVVTSDDISADYVIRHLAGSQPGTIAIIDYLQILDQNRSKPALAEQIVALGSFAKETGIVLGFISQVDRSFDAESRRLPDISDIRLPNLIDLGLFTKACFLHNGEAQLQAVA, from the coding sequence ATGAAACTTTCTGCACCCATATTCCAGCTGAAGCGGCGGGCAAAGCTGATGGCCCGGAGCTCTGGCGTTCCGCTCAACCAGGCGCTCGACCAGATTGCCCGCGACGAGGGGTTTGCCCGATGGAGCATGCTGTCATCGCGCATGGCCGTCAGGTCGTTGTCTGAAACGATATTGTCCAGGCTCGAGGACGGCGACCTGCTGCTCGTGGCGGGGCGACCGGGGCACGGCAAAACCAGCCTCGGGCTCCAGCTTCTGGTCGATGCCATCGGCGACGAACGAAGAGCGGTGTTTTTCACGCTCGAAATGACCGAGCAGCAGGTGCGCAAGCATATCGGCGTGCTCGAGAAGGATGACCGCACAGATTGCGACAGGCTGGAGGTCGTCACGTCCGACGATATCAGCGCGGATTACGTCATCCGGCATCTGGCGGGATCCCAGCCGGGAACGATCGCGATCATCGACTACCTGCAGATCCTCGACCAGAACCGCAGCAAGCCGGCGCTCGCCGAGCAGATCGTCGCTTTGGGGAGTTTTGCGAAGGAGACAGGCATCGTCCTCGGGTTCATTTCGCAGGTCGACCGGTCGTTCGACGCCGAGAGCAGGCGCCTGCCGGATATCTCCGATATCCGCCTTCCCAACCTCATCGACCTCGGCCTCTTCACCAAGGCATGCTTCCTGCACAATGGCGAGGCTCAGTTGCAGGCCGTGGCGTGA
- a CDS encoding GTP-binding protein, giving the protein MNSRLPVTVLSGFLGAGKTTLLNHILGNREGMRVAVIVNDMSEVNIDAALVRDGGANLSRTDEQLVEMTNGCICCTLRDDLLKEVRQLAEQGRFDYLLIESTGIAEPLPVATTFEFRDEAGESLSDIARLDTMVTVVDAANLLKDYGSSDFLADRGETAGEEDNRTIVDLLVEQIEFADVVVLNKIGSATQAQRDAARKIIVGLNPDARLIEADFGAVAPGDVLGTGLFNIEKAETNPLWFKELHGFKDHIPETAEYGIRSFVYREKRPFDPARLRAFLDRPWPGVVRSKGFFWLATRPNHVGELSQAGAMVRTANMGLWWASVPRERWPQDADTVRLMETYIDPVWGDRRQEIVFIGADPMDEGWIRQQLDACLIKADAFTPESWRDLPDTFEPWGR; this is encoded by the coding sequence ATGAATTCGAGACTTCCCGTTACCGTCCTGTCCGGCTTCCTCGGCGCCGGCAAGACCACGCTGCTTAATCACATCCTTGGAAACCGTGAGGGAATGCGGGTTGCGGTGATCGTCAACGACATGAGCGAGGTCAACATCGATGCGGCGCTGGTGCGGGATGGCGGTGCCAATCTTTCGCGCACCGACGAGCAGCTGGTTGAGATGACCAACGGCTGCATCTGCTGCACGCTGCGCGACGACCTGCTGAAAGAGGTCCGCCAGCTCGCCGAGCAAGGTCGCTTCGACTATCTGCTCATCGAATCCACCGGCATTGCCGAACCGCTTCCGGTTGCCACAACCTTTGAATTCCGCGACGAAGCCGGCGAAAGCCTCTCCGATATCGCCAGGCTCGACACGATGGTGACCGTCGTCGACGCCGCCAACCTGCTCAAGGACTATGGATCGTCAGATTTCCTGGCGGATCGAGGCGAAACAGCGGGCGAGGAAGACAACCGGACGATTGTCGATCTGCTGGTCGAGCAGATCGAATTTGCCGACGTGGTCGTCCTCAACAAGATCGGCAGCGCAACGCAGGCGCAGCGCGATGCTGCGAGGAAGATCATCGTCGGGCTCAATCCGGACGCACGCTTGATCGAGGCGGATTTCGGTGCGGTTGCTCCCGGCGACGTTCTCGGAACCGGCCTCTTCAACATCGAAAAGGCAGAGACGAATCCGCTCTGGTTCAAGGAGCTTCATGGCTTCAAAGACCATATTCCGGAAACTGCGGAATATGGGATCCGCTCTTTCGTCTACCGCGAAAAACGACCCTTCGACCCTGCAAGGCTGCGCGCATTTCTGGATCGCCCATGGCCGGGCGTCGTGCGCTCGAAGGGCTTCTTCTGGCTGGCGACGCGTCCGAACCATGTCGGCGAACTCAGCCAGGCGGGTGCCATGGTTCGAACCGCGAACATGGGTCTCTGGTGGGCATCGGTGCCACGCGAGCGCTGGCCTCAGGATGCGGATACGGTGCGGCTGATGGAAACCTATATCGACCCGGTCTGGGGCGACCGCCGGCAGGAAATCGTCTTTATCGGCGCCGATCCGATGGACGAAGGCTGGATCAGGCAGCAACTCGATGCCTGCCTGATAAAAGCCGATGCCTTCACGCCCGAAAGCTGGCGCGATCTTCCCGACACGTTCGAGCCATGGGGGCGCTGA
- a CDS encoding P-loop NTPase fold protein, translated as MSVISVQTAIKEFLASPKAEVLCIRGHWGTGKTHAWKTTAKAQRSERGAVAFNAYAYVSLFGVNSITDLKSQILQNTVTRAQMGDVPSMETATKFTSSVETATKKGILGLVSGILGTRLEAIVSALGLLISKQIVCIDDLERKGEKLSTGDVLGYLSNLKEERGCKVVILLNDEALNGSDKQQFAVYLEKVVDRNLLFAPTAEESAMIAIPQIDHIANIVRERCIQLGIDNIRVIGKIYNAVQQIMPLLSKFSGETRESIAASMVVMGWVHHQPSSAPSIEFLKGFSSRMWGREKQTLTLDEEAYDATLSNFGFSDLDELDMELYNGIANGYFTQATIDDHASEFHQKVLKEQALERYSEACNEYHNSFRNGLEVVTKIADSFIREVEFLSVENLQATVSLLRELSLTDSIKPTIDAFIASRKDNPAATDNDRIYTDDSKLDPEIVERLKEVRKEQQPKKLIEHILSESQDVYEQKVVIALLAFPIDEYERILRTYEGKKLAVILRSLGAYSRIGNPTDNMKEVTRRYHDAMRKVATDSDLNRHRVLQRGIKLQRPEN; from the coding sequence ATGTCTGTTATCAGCGTCCAAACAGCGATCAAAGAATTTCTAGCCTCGCCCAAAGCTGAAGTTCTTTGCATAAGGGGCCACTGGGGCACGGGGAAGACCCACGCCTGGAAAACCACAGCCAAGGCTCAGCGTAGCGAGAGAGGGGCTGTTGCATTTAACGCCTACGCCTACGTGTCCCTTTTTGGCGTCAATTCGATCACCGATCTAAAATCGCAAATCCTCCAGAACACTGTGACCAGGGCCCAAATGGGCGATGTCCCTAGTATGGAGACCGCTACCAAGTTCACATCATCCGTAGAAACTGCCACGAAAAAGGGAATTCTTGGACTTGTATCCGGAATTCTGGGAACTCGCTTGGAGGCCATCGTCTCCGCATTGGGCCTTCTCATCAGCAAGCAGATTGTCTGCATTGATGACCTCGAACGTAAAGGCGAAAAATTGAGCACTGGCGACGTATTGGGCTACCTCTCCAATCTTAAAGAGGAGCGCGGTTGCAAGGTCGTTATCCTACTGAATGACGAAGCTTTGAACGGCTCAGATAAGCAGCAGTTCGCTGTATACCTAGAAAAGGTAGTTGACCGGAACCTCCTGTTTGCCCCAACGGCGGAGGAGAGCGCGATGATTGCAATCCCCCAAATCGACCATATTGCGAATATCGTGAGAGAGCGTTGCATCCAGCTTGGCATCGACAACATCCGTGTTATCGGAAAGATTTACAATGCCGTTCAACAGATCATGCCGCTACTCTCAAAATTTTCTGGAGAAACGAGGGAAAGCATCGCGGCATCTATGGTTGTCATGGGCTGGGTGCATCATCAGCCTTCCAGCGCCCCCTCGATAGAGTTCCTCAAAGGCTTCAGTAGCCGGATGTGGGGAAGAGAAAAACAAACGCTCACGCTGGATGAAGAGGCATACGACGCAACCTTAAGTAATTTCGGCTTTAGCGATTTGGATGAACTCGACATGGAACTCTATAATGGCATTGCTAATGGCTACTTCACTCAAGCGACCATCGACGATCATGCCTCAGAGTTCCACCAAAAAGTCCTGAAGGAACAAGCTTTGGAACGATATAGCGAAGCTTGCAATGAATATCACAACTCTTTCCGGAATGGCTTGGAGGTCGTGACAAAGATCGCCGACTCTTTCATCCGCGAGGTGGAGTTTCTGTCTGTCGAGAACCTTCAGGCAACAGTGAGCCTGCTCCGAGAGTTATCGCTGACGGACAGCATCAAGCCGACCATCGACGCGTTCATAGCCTCACGTAAGGACAATCCAGCGGCGACGGATAATGATAGAATTTATACCGACGACAGTAAACTTGACCCAGAGATTGTTGAGCGCTTGAAAGAGGTGCGTAAGGAGCAGCAGCCGAAGAAGCTTATTGAACATATTCTCTCTGAATCTCAAGACGTCTATGAACAGAAGGTGGTCATAGCGCTTCTAGCTTTTCCGATAGATGAGTATGAGCGGATTCTCCGCACATACGAGGGCAAGAAACTTGCCGTGATACTACGCAGTTTAGGCGCGTATTCTCGTATCGGCAATCCAACCGACAACATGAAGGAAGTTACACGCCGCTATCACGACGCAATGCGGAAGGTGGCAACTGATTCCGACCTCAACCGTCATCGTGTACTTCAGCGCGGCATCAAACTTCAGCGGCCCGAGAATTGA
- a CDS encoding DUF1330 domain-containing protein, with translation MSAYVVFVRDRITDPEEFATYGKMAPRAAEGREMKPLAFYGAVKTLEGAAVDGSVILEFPTMEAAQAWYDSPLYQEAVQHRFKGADYRVFIVEGVAG, from the coding sequence ATGAGTGCTTATGTGGTTTTCGTGCGCGACCGGATTACCGATCCGGAAGAATTCGCCACCTATGGCAAGATGGCGCCGCGGGCGGCAGAGGGGCGTGAAATGAAGCCGCTGGCCTTCTACGGGGCCGTCAAGACGCTGGAGGGCGCCGCAGTCGACGGGTCCGTCATCCTCGAGTTTCCGACCATGGAAGCAGCGCAGGCCTGGTATGACAGCCCGCTTTACCAGGAAGCCGTCCAGCACCGCTTCAAGGGTGCCGACTATCGCGTCTTCATCGTCGAAGGCGTCGCTGGCTGA
- the bla gene encoding class A beta-lactamase, with translation MPASITRRLLLGSAILGPMAALLPQQLMAQTTPPPVVPQDPTPPVPEQPAPPSDKTEEDAGAQLAALEKRTGGRLGVAVLDTETNISLGNRETERFPMFSTWKALAAGFVLARVDQGKEKLDRRVSFGKEALVAYSPVAEKHAGTDGMTIAELCEAAVTVSDNTAANLLLDSFGGPAALTDWLRTTGDTETRLDRREPELNEAKKDDPRDTTTPDAMLDTLGLLTLGNTLSDASSTMLTGWLVAATTGKDRLRAGLPAEWKVGDKTGTGAQGMAADIAIVWPPERGPILVAAYITDATAPAAEINAVFAEIGKMVAGMVGSSAEEQ, from the coding sequence ATGCCTGCATCCATCACCCGTCGCCTGCTTCTGGGCTCGGCCATTCTCGGCCCCATGGCGGCCCTGCTGCCGCAGCAATTGATGGCGCAAACAACCCCGCCGCCCGTCGTGCCGCAAGACCCGACGCCCCCGGTGCCGGAACAGCCGGCGCCGCCGTCCGACAAGACCGAGGAGGATGCCGGAGCCCAGCTGGCAGCGCTGGAAAAGCGCACGGGCGGCCGGCTCGGAGTCGCCGTTCTCGACACCGAAACCAATATCTCGCTCGGCAACCGCGAGACGGAACGCTTTCCGATGTTCAGCACCTGGAAGGCGCTGGCGGCAGGCTTCGTGCTCGCCCGCGTCGACCAGGGCAAGGAAAAGCTCGATCGCCGCGTCAGCTTCGGCAAGGAGGCGCTCGTTGCCTATTCGCCGGTCGCAGAAAAGCACGCGGGCACCGATGGCATGACCATTGCGGAATTGTGCGAGGCGGCAGTCACCGTCAGCGACAACACCGCCGCCAATCTTCTCCTTGACAGCTTCGGCGGCCCGGCGGCGCTCACCGACTGGCTGCGCACGACCGGCGATACGGAAACCCGTCTGGACCGCCGCGAGCCTGAGTTGAACGAGGCGAAGAAGGACGATCCGCGCGACACCACGACGCCGGATGCCATGCTCGATACGCTCGGCCTATTGACCCTCGGCAACACGCTGTCGGATGCCTCGAGTACGATGCTGACGGGTTGGCTGGTCGCCGCCACCACGGGCAAGGATCGCCTGCGCGCCGGCCTGCCGGCAGAATGGAAGGTCGGCGACAAGACCGGGACGGGGGCTCAAGGGATGGCCGCGGACATCGCCATCGTCTGGCCGCCCGAGCGCGGCCCCATCCTGGTGGCCGCCTACATCACCGATGCAACGGCACCGGCGGCCGAGATCAACGCCGTCTTTGCGGAGATCGGAAAAATGGTCGCCGGCATGGTCGGCAGTTCGGCCGAAGAGCAGTAA
- a CDS encoding glucose/quinate/shikimate family membrane-bound PQQ-dependent dehydrogenase, protein MAVTITSLLFILIGLALGGGGGWLVALGGSPFYLFAGVMFIVTGVLLWMRRSSALWVYAVLVLAALGWAVWEVGFDWWQLGPRGGLIIVLGLWLLTPWIRKPLGFRSPTGHTYGANPWPLAIPVIIAVLVAGYSMTTDPHDLAGSLPTEVAATAPTGGDMPDGEWHQYGRTPYGQRYSPLAQITPANVADLKLAWQYQTGDVKRPDDVGETTYQVTPLKVGDSLYLCTPHNLAIALDAASGKEKWRYDPNSGMNPNRQHQTCRGVSYYHDVAAQPGSACAERVYLPTSDARLIALDAANGKVCETFANKGTLDLGQGMKYNPAGYYYSTSPPVVAKGMIIVGGAVNDNYSTQEPSGVIRAFDINTGALVWNFDSGNPDVTTPLPAGQTYTTNSPNSWSVSSADEALGLIYVPLGNKVPDQLGMGRSPSVEKFSSSIAALDLATGQVKWVQQFVHHDLWDMDVPAQPSLIDLTQKDGTTVPALVGATKQGDIYVLDRRTGAPVIPFKEIPAPGGTIPEDHASPTQPISDLTFSPPPLQEKDMWGVSLFDQLACRIKFHELRYEGRYTPPSLQGSLIYPGNFGTFNWGSVAVDPERQVMFGMPTYLAFTSQLVPASQIPPKGQDQKGSEQGLNRNDGAPYGVFMGPFLGPLKIPCQAPPWGYVAGVDLKTGKTVYKHKNGTTRDMTPLPLAFNVGVPGIGGPMITKGGVVFMGAAVDDYIRGYDLTTGKVLWKGRLPAGGQSTPMTYTAGDNKQYVLIVAGGHGSIGTKPGDYVMAYTLP, encoded by the coding sequence ATGGCGGTCACGATTACCTCCCTTCTTTTCATTTTGATCGGGCTTGCGCTCGGCGGCGGCGGAGGCTGGCTGGTTGCCCTTGGCGGCAGTCCCTTCTACCTGTTTGCCGGCGTGATGTTCATCGTCACCGGCGTCCTGCTGTGGATGCGCCGGTCGTCCGCTCTCTGGGTTTATGCCGTCCTCGTTCTGGCAGCACTTGGCTGGGCGGTCTGGGAAGTCGGCTTCGACTGGTGGCAGCTCGGGCCGCGCGGCGGACTTATTATCGTGCTTGGCCTCTGGCTGCTGACGCCGTGGATCCGCAAGCCGCTCGGCTTCCGCAGCCCGACTGGCCATACCTATGGCGCCAACCCATGGCCGCTTGCCATTCCGGTGATCATCGCCGTGCTCGTCGCCGGCTATTCGATGACCACAGATCCGCATGATCTGGCAGGCAGCCTGCCGACAGAAGTTGCCGCCACGGCTCCGACGGGTGGCGACATGCCCGATGGCGAATGGCACCAGTACGGCCGCACGCCATACGGCCAGCGCTACTCTCCGCTTGCCCAGATCACGCCGGCCAATGTCGCCGACCTGAAGCTTGCCTGGCAGTACCAGACCGGCGATGTGAAGCGCCCGGACGACGTTGGCGAAACCACCTATCAGGTGACGCCGCTGAAAGTCGGCGACAGCCTCTATCTCTGCACGCCGCACAATCTGGCGATTGCGCTCGACGCGGCCTCTGGCAAGGAAAAATGGCGCTACGACCCCAACTCCGGAATGAATCCGAACCGCCAGCACCAGACCTGCCGCGGCGTCAGCTATTACCATGACGTTGCTGCCCAGCCCGGCTCGGCCTGCGCCGAGCGCGTCTACCTGCCGACCTCGGATGCCCGCCTGATCGCGCTGGATGCCGCCAACGGCAAGGTCTGCGAGACGTTCGCCAACAAGGGTACGCTCGATCTCGGCCAGGGCATGAAGTACAATCCGGCCGGCTATTACTACTCGACTTCGCCGCCTGTCGTCGCCAAGGGCATGATCATCGTCGGTGGTGCCGTTAACGACAACTACTCGACGCAGGAGCCATCCGGCGTCATCCGCGCATTCGACATCAACACCGGCGCCCTGGTGTGGAATTTCGACAGCGGCAATCCTGACGTGACGACGCCGCTGCCGGCCGGCCAGACCTATACCACGAACTCTCCGAACAGCTGGTCGGTCTCCAGCGCCGACGAAGCCCTCGGCCTCATCTACGTGCCACTCGGCAACAAGGTGCCGGACCAGCTCGGCATGGGCCGCAGCCCGAGCGTCGAGAAGTTCTCGTCGTCGATCGCAGCCCTCGATCTTGCCACCGGCCAGGTCAAATGGGTCCAGCAGTTCGTACACCACGACCTCTGGGACATGGACGTGCCGGCTCAACCGTCGCTGATCGATCTCACCCAGAAGGATGGCACCACCGTTCCGGCACTCGTCGGCGCGACCAAGCAGGGCGATATCTACGTGCTCGACCGGCGCACCGGCGCGCCCGTCATCCCGTTCAAGGAGATCCCAGCTCCGGGCGGTACGATCCCCGAGGACCATGCATCGCCGACGCAGCCGATTTCCGACCTGACCTTCAGCCCGCCGCCACTGCAGGAGAAGGACATGTGGGGCGTCTCGCTGTTCGACCAGCTCGCCTGCCGCATCAAGTTCCACGAACTGCGCTATGAAGGCCGCTATACGCCGCCATCGCTGCAGGGATCGCTGATCTATCCCGGTAACTTCGGCACCTTCAACTGGGGCAGCGTTGCCGTCGATCCGGAACGCCAGGTGATGTTCGGCATGCCGACCTATCTCGCCTTCACATCGCAGCTCGTGCCGGCCAGCCAGATCCCGCCGAAGGGTCAGGACCAGAAGGGCAGCGAACAGGGCCTCAACCGCAATGATGGCGCTCCTTACGGCGTCTTCATGGGCCCGTTCCTCGGCCCGCTGAAGATCCCCTGCCAGGCTCCGCCATGGGGCTATGTCGCCGGCGTCGACCTGAAGACCGGCAAGACCGTCTACAAGCACAAGAACGGCACGACGCGCGACATGACGCCACTGCCGCTGGCCTTCAATGTCGGCGTTCCCGGCATCGGCGGCCCGATGATCACCAAGGGTGGCGTCGTGTTCATGGGAGCAGCGGTCGACGACTATATCCGCGGCTACGACCTGACTACCGGCAAGGTGCTCTGGAAGGGCCGCCTTCCCGCCGGCGGCCAGTCGACGCCGATGACCTACACGGCAGGCGACAACAAGCAGTATGTGTTGATCGTCGCCGGGGGCCACGGGTCCATCGGCACCAAGCCCGGCGACTACGTCATGGCCTATACGCTGCCATAA
- a CDS encoding protein adenylyltransferase SelO, with protein MNSSIHDSAASAATFPFDNSYARLPAHFFARQRPSSAAAPMLIMLNEPLAVELGLDVAALQRDGAEIFSGNVVPDGADPLAMAYAAHQFGGFVPQLGDGRAILLGEVIDIKGRRRDIQLKGAGQTPFSRRGDGRAALGPAMREYVVSEAMHALGLPTTRALALVATGQPVYRETALPGAVFTRVAGSHIRVGTFQFFAARGDVEGTRALADYVIDRHYPRARDSIRPYLALFEAITERQAALIAGWLQVGFIHGVMNTDNMTISGETIDFGPCAFMDTYDPATVFSSIDRQGRYAYANQPAIGQWNLARLGETMLPLFDDNPDTAAELANDVIKGFGPRFQAHWLSGTTRKIGLSSEEDGDLDLIQALLALMQAGAADFTLTFRRLAAVAENDDHIAAFTASFQNREAALPWIERWRARLARDGQTPAQRAKTMRSVNPAFIPRNHRIEQAIVAAVEEGDLSLFHALLDVLAKPYEDQPAFAAYAEPPKPTERVLQTFCGT; from the coding sequence ATGAACTCATCCATTCACGACAGCGCGGCGTCTGCTGCAACATTTCCGTTCGACAACAGCTATGCCCGGTTGCCCGCGCATTTCTTTGCCCGGCAGCGGCCGTCTTCTGCGGCGGCGCCGATGCTGATTATGCTGAACGAGCCATTGGCAGTCGAGCTCGGGCTCGACGTTGCGGCCTTGCAGCGCGACGGGGCCGAGATATTTTCCGGCAATGTGGTGCCGGACGGTGCGGATCCGCTGGCAATGGCCTATGCGGCGCACCAGTTCGGCGGCTTCGTGCCCCAGCTTGGCGACGGGCGGGCGATCCTGCTCGGCGAGGTCATCGACATCAAAGGGCGGCGGCGGGACATCCAGCTGAAGGGTGCGGGCCAGACGCCATTTTCACGGCGCGGCGACGGACGTGCGGCACTCGGGCCGGCGATGCGCGAATATGTGGTCAGCGAGGCCATGCATGCGCTCGGCCTGCCGACTACGCGGGCGCTGGCGCTGGTGGCGACCGGACAGCCGGTCTATCGCGAGACTGCGCTGCCCGGTGCTGTCTTCACCCGGGTGGCCGGCAGCCATATTCGCGTCGGCACGTTCCAGTTCTTTGCGGCACGCGGCGATGTCGAGGGCACGCGGGCGCTGGCGGATTACGTCATCGATCGGCATTACCCCCGTGCGCGCGACAGTATCCGCCCCTATCTTGCCCTGTTCGAGGCGATTACCGAGCGGCAGGCGGCGTTGATCGCCGGCTGGCTGCAGGTCGGCTTCATCCATGGGGTGATGAATACGGACAACATGACGATCTCCGGCGAGACCATCGACTTCGGGCCCTGCGCATTCATGGATACCTACGATCCGGCCACGGTGTTTTCGTCGATCGATCGCCAAGGGCGCTACGCCTATGCCAACCAGCCTGCCATCGGACAATGGAACCTGGCGCGGCTCGGCGAGACAATGCTGCCGCTGTTCGATGACAACCCGGACACGGCGGCGGAACTTGCCAACGACGTCATCAAGGGATTCGGCCCCCGTTTCCAGGCCCATTGGCTGAGCGGAACGACCCGCAAGATCGGCCTTTCGAGCGAGGAAGACGGCGATCTCGACCTCATACAGGCGTTGCTGGCGCTGATGCAGGCCGGTGCCGCCGACTTCACGCTGACCTTCCGCCGGCTCGCGGCGGTGGCCGAGAACGACGACCATATTGCGGCGTTCACCGCCAGTTTCCAGAACCGGGAGGCCGCCCTCCCCTGGATAGAACGCTGGCGCGCGCGGCTGGCTCGGGATGGCCAGACGCCGGCACAGCGCGCTAAAACCATGCGGTCGGTCAACCCCGCCTTCATTCCGCGCAACCACCGGATCGAGCAGGCCATCGTCGCTGCCGTCGAGGAAGGCGACCTCTCGTTGTTTCATGCGCTGCTGGATGTGCTGGCGAAGCCCTACGAGGACCAGCCGGCCTTCGCCGCCTATGCCGAGCCACCGAAACCGACTGAACGGGTGCTGCAGACTTTTTGCGGGACGTGA
- a CDS encoding DUF922 domain-containing Zn-dependent protease codes for MLIPISAHADWQAVETTRPYAITGQTAPELYASIGARGPALGTGRVIAHTTFKLTWTRNYQPQASSCVLVSAVPKLAIIYTLPKPSSPLPPAVNAKWQAFIAGVAAHEKVHGGFIRDMVHEIEATSIGFTVADDPDCRKIRVELTKRLGEISARERQRNRDFDKVEMGQGGKMQQLILALVND; via the coding sequence ATGTTGATCCCCATCTCTGCGCATGCCGACTGGCAGGCGGTGGAGACGACGAGGCCCTACGCGATCACCGGTCAGACGGCGCCGGAGCTTTACGCCTCCATTGGCGCAAGGGGTCCGGCGCTCGGTACAGGGCGGGTGATCGCCCACACCACCTTCAAACTGACATGGACACGCAACTACCAGCCACAGGCGTCGTCCTGCGTTCTGGTTTCTGCCGTGCCGAAACTGGCGATCATCTACACCCTGCCCAAACCCTCCTCCCCGCTGCCGCCTGCCGTCAACGCGAAATGGCAGGCCTTCATTGCCGGCGTTGCTGCCCATGAGAAGGTGCATGGCGGCTTCATCCGCGACATGGTGCACGAGATCGAGGCCACCAGCATCGGCTTTACCGTTGCCGACGATCCGGACTGCCGCAAGATCCGCGTCGAACTGACCAAGCGGCTTGGCGAGATCTCCGCCCGTGAACGCCAGCGCAACCGCGATTTCGACAAGGTGGAAATGGGCCAGGGTGGAAAGATGCAGCAACTGATCCTGGCGCTGGTGAACGACTAG
- the pepT gene encoding peptidase T: MTDTVTDRFLRYVVIDTQSDASSSTQPTTEKQKTLGRLLVTELLAMGIGDAHLDEHGYVYATVPANTDKNVPVICFCSHMDTAPDFTGTDVKPQLIENYQGGDITLVGDPARVIRVSEHKALADQIGNDIITTDGTTLLGADDKAGLAEIMTAAQTLIDNPDIGHGKIRLLFTPDEEVGQGADKVDLEKLGAAFAYTVDGETAGHIEDETFSADGVEITIAGVAIHPGFAKGRMENAIKIASAIVAGLPKDQAPETTSGRDGFVHPVAVTGSMEKATISLIVRDFDDAGLSAKEEMLKTLVETVLKDYPGSTHTFTVRQQYRNMKQVLDRHPEIMENAVEAIRRAGMEPVRGSIRGGTDGSRLSFMGLPCPNIFAGGHAFHSPLEWVSRQDMEKAVRTLVELARVWEERA, translated from the coding sequence ATGACCGATACCGTTACCGACCGCTTCCTTCGCTACGTCGTCATCGACACCCAGTCGGACGCAAGTTCCTCGACCCAGCCGACCACCGAAAAGCAGAAGACCCTCGGCCGGCTGCTGGTGACGGAACTGCTGGCCATGGGCATTGGGGATGCTCACTTAGACGAGCACGGCTATGTCTACGCGACGGTGCCTGCCAACACCGACAAGAATGTGCCGGTCATCTGCTTCTGCTCGCACATGGACACCGCACCGGATTTTACCGGGACCGACGTCAAGCCGCAGCTGATCGAGAACTACCAGGGCGGCGATATCACGCTCGTCGGCGATCCCGCGCGTGTCATCCGCGTCAGCGAGCACAAGGCGCTGGCCGACCAGATCGGCAACGACATCATCACGACAGACGGTACAACGCTGCTCGGCGCCGACGACAAGGCGGGGCTGGCGGAAATCATGACGGCGGCGCAGACGCTGATCGACAACCCCGACATCGGCCACGGCAAGATCAGGCTGCTGTTCACGCCCGACGAGGAAGTCGGCCAGGGCGCCGACAAGGTCGATCTCGAAAAGCTCGGAGCCGCCTTCGCCTACACTGTGGATGGCGAGACCGCCGGCCATATCGAGGACGAGACCTTCTCCGCCGATGGCGTCGAGATCACCATTGCCGGCGTTGCCATCCATCCGGGCTTTGCCAAGGGGCGCATGGAAAACGCCATCAAGATCGCCAGCGCCATCGTGGCCGGCCTGCCGAAGGACCAGGCACCGGAGACAACATCGGGCAGGGATGGCTTCGTCCACCCCGTTGCCGTAACCGGTTCGATGGAAAAGGCGACCATCAGCCTGATTGTCCGCGATTTCGACGATGCCGGCCTTTCTGCCAAGGAAGAGATGCTGAAGACCTTGGTCGAAACCGTCCTGAAAGACTATCCGGGCTCGACCCACACGTTCACGGTCAGGCAGCAATACCGCAACATGAAGCAGGTGCTGGATCGCCACCCCGAGATCATGGAAAACGCCGTCGAGGCGATCCGCCGGGCCGGCATGGAGCCGGTGCGCGGCAGCATACGAGGCGGCACCGACGGCTCACGCCTGTCCTTCATGGGCCTCCCATGCCCCAACATCTTCGCCGGCGGCCACGCCTTCCACTCACCCTTGGAATGGGTGAGCCGGCAGGACATGGAAAAAGCGGTGAGGACGTTGGTGGAACTGGCCCGAGTCTGGGAGGAGCGGGCCTAA